Proteins from a genomic interval of Pelagicoccus enzymogenes:
- the dprA gene encoding DNA-processing protein DprA produces MELQLSRRQAFWALNGLPAIGPVSLNRLLAAFSGDPCRALTASRPELESIKGLQRKAVDVLLDWPRHFNLEREMAQAERRGVDFVSCEDEDYPPLLKEISDPPIGLYRLGKYDFKKPSIAIVGTRNCTLYGQSVTQRFAKELAQLGFCVTSGMARGIDTYAHKGALEVEGGATVCVFGCGIDIVYPPENVDLFREAQVNGAVVSEFPFGRRADRQTFPMRNRVVSGMSHAVIVVESDDSGGSMITARFAGEQGRLVCAIPGRIDQKASKGSHQLIRDGAVLLRSVDDLLEELAHLQLVPDLETGESSLESEMRLSPLQGEEALVAKLLSGGESLSLEDLGDKLERSVSETSVLLMTMELRGVVAKRLDGRFELAVR; encoded by the coding sequence ATGGAACTCCAACTCTCCCGTAGGCAGGCCTTCTGGGCCTTAAACGGGCTGCCTGCGATTGGGCCAGTGTCGCTCAATCGTTTGCTAGCCGCGTTTTCAGGCGACCCTTGTCGCGCGTTGACTGCTTCGCGTCCAGAACTCGAATCGATCAAAGGCTTGCAGCGAAAAGCGGTCGACGTGCTGCTGGATTGGCCGAGACACTTCAACTTGGAGCGTGAGATGGCTCAGGCGGAACGGCGTGGGGTCGATTTCGTTTCATGCGAAGACGAGGACTATCCTCCCTTGTTGAAGGAGATTTCCGATCCTCCGATCGGACTGTATCGACTTGGCAAATACGATTTCAAGAAACCGTCTATCGCTATCGTTGGCACTCGAAATTGTACTCTCTACGGACAAAGCGTTACGCAGCGTTTTGCCAAAGAACTCGCCCAACTCGGTTTCTGTGTGACCAGTGGGATGGCCCGAGGAATTGATACCTATGCGCACAAAGGCGCTCTGGAGGTGGAAGGGGGCGCGACTGTCTGCGTTTTTGGCTGCGGCATTGATATCGTGTATCCGCCGGAGAACGTGGATCTTTTCCGAGAGGCACAAGTGAATGGAGCGGTCGTTTCGGAGTTCCCGTTTGGGCGTCGGGCGGATCGGCAGACCTTTCCGATGCGCAATCGCGTGGTGAGCGGGATGTCGCATGCCGTGATTGTAGTGGAGTCGGATGACTCGGGAGGATCCATGATCACGGCGCGATTCGCGGGCGAGCAAGGCCGGTTGGTCTGCGCCATACCGGGGCGCATTGACCAGAAGGCGAGCAAGGGTAGCCATCAGTTGATAAGGGACGGCGCGGTGCTGCTGCGTTCTGTCGACGACTTGCTAGAGGAGCTCGCTCACCTGCAGCTAGTTCCGGACCTCGAAACGGGGGAATCGAGTCTAGAATCGGAAATGCGTCTGTCGCCTTTGCAGGGAGAAGAGGCGTTGGTTGCGAAACTGCTCTCCGGCGGCGAGTCTCTGTCGCTTGAGGATTTGGGCGATAAGCTTGAAAGGAGCGTATCCGAAACGTCGGTACTCTTGATGACGATGGAGTTGCGGGGGGTGGTTGCTAAGCGGCTCGACGGAAGATTTGAGCTGGCGGTACGCTGA
- a CDS encoding NAD(P)H-hydrate dehydratase, translating to MASHFFHPVLSCRDSLALEERLLIGEEASWEAMNRAGTALGLALLKAYSMTGFPQNGLRLLGLIGKGHNGGDALLAFCEMARLPGRVEEATLLIPTSRGDLKPHTLRAFKMLEGLCKLRIVERPNEGRLQDVLSDSYDIALDGLLGMQFRPPLRNGVRRVIDAVNASDTIRFRSAVDLPSGVGDESDETPFQADVTFATGIFKEPLLTSSAVGMARYLDIGFFDTSESVASQSVVVTDSILDRLRAPRPAASEKRQFGHLAILAGSRSMPGALAMSVKAALQSGVGLVTVFAPESIVSQLACQLPEAMWRTWPETPEGGLALEGLWQVKAMAGKASALLLGPGMGSEAETLALMGDVGKVWDAPAVLDADALRPEVVRAFRESGNTDIVVSPHDGEFMRLSGCSSSLDTEVSAYAKAQGVVVVKKGPNTRILDGSTLCVNSSGNAVLARGGSGDILAGLIAGLLAQGACPTLECACRAVYWHGKAADLLAVDRGQVAVRTTDLLGYLGRALRTKG from the coding sequence ATGGCCTCGCATTTTTTTCACCCGGTATTGAGCTGTAGGGATTCGCTCGCTCTGGAGGAGCGTTTGTTGATCGGCGAGGAGGCTTCATGGGAGGCGATGAACCGTGCGGGGACCGCTTTGGGGCTAGCTCTGCTGAAGGCCTATTCCATGACTGGCTTCCCTCAAAACGGACTGCGCTTGCTCGGATTGATCGGAAAGGGGCACAATGGGGGCGACGCGCTGCTCGCTTTTTGCGAGATGGCTCGTTTGCCAGGCCGTGTGGAAGAGGCGACCTTGCTTATCCCAACCTCGCGTGGAGACCTGAAACCTCACACCTTGCGGGCGTTCAAAATGTTGGAGGGACTTTGCAAGTTGCGAATCGTTGAACGACCGAATGAAGGCCGCTTGCAGGACGTTTTGAGCGATTCCTACGATATCGCGTTGGACGGATTGCTCGGGATGCAGTTTCGTCCCCCATTGAGAAATGGCGTTCGCAGGGTGATTGACGCAGTCAATGCCTCTGATACGATTCGCTTTCGATCTGCCGTGGACTTGCCCTCTGGAGTGGGAGACGAGTCGGACGAGACACCCTTTCAGGCGGATGTCACGTTTGCCACAGGAATCTTCAAGGAGCCACTGCTTACCAGCTCGGCGGTGGGCATGGCTCGCTACCTTGATATCGGTTTTTTCGATACCAGCGAGTCTGTTGCGTCGCAATCCGTTGTAGTGACAGATTCGATACTGGATCGCTTGAGGGCTCCGCGTCCCGCAGCGAGCGAGAAACGTCAGTTTGGTCATCTTGCAATTCTCGCGGGATCTCGGAGCATGCCAGGAGCTTTAGCTATGTCGGTGAAAGCCGCTTTGCAAAGTGGAGTGGGCTTGGTGACCGTGTTTGCTCCGGAATCGATCGTCTCGCAGCTCGCTTGCCAGTTGCCGGAGGCGATGTGGAGGACTTGGCCGGAAACGCCCGAAGGCGGCCTCGCTCTCGAAGGGCTTTGGCAGGTCAAGGCGATGGCAGGCAAGGCTAGCGCCCTCTTGCTTGGGCCTGGGATGGGGAGTGAAGCGGAAACGCTGGCTCTCATGGGTGACGTTGGAAAGGTTTGGGATGCTCCCGCGGTACTGGATGCCGATGCGTTGCGTCCCGAGGTGGTGCGGGCTTTTCGTGAATCTGGAAATACGGACATCGTTGTGAGCCCGCACGACGGCGAATTTATGCGTTTGAGTGGTTGTAGTAGTTCTTTGGATACTGAAGTGTCGGCCTATGCAAAAGCCCAGGGGGTTGTAGTGGTGAAGAAGGGACCGAATACGCGTATATTGGATGGATCGACTCTTTGCGTGAATTCCAGCGGAAATGCAGTCTTGGCGCGTGGTGGCAGTGGAGACATTTTGGCGGGCCTGATCGCTGGTTTGTTGGCTCAGGGGGCTTGTCCCACCTTGGAGTGCGCGTGCCGCGCGGTGTATTGGCACGGGAAGGCGGCTGACTTGTTGGCAGTAGACCGGGGCCAGGTGGCGGTGCGCACGACCGATCTCCTAGGATATCTTGGCCGCGCGTTGCGAACGAAGGGCTGA
- the acpS gene encoding holo-ACP synthase, which translates to MDAISLPFKGPVLGIGVDIVSVSRIRDLIERQGDRFLERVYTPAELAYCSKFKDPSERYAARFAAKEAVAKAFTTGIGEHLNWKSIGVVSGERGQPEVELDALGKALLSQVGGNHVSISLSHTEDSAIAFAAVIG; encoded by the coding sequence ATGGACGCGATCAGCTTGCCGTTCAAGGGCCCTGTATTGGGAATCGGAGTCGATATCGTATCCGTTTCCCGGATTCGCGATTTAATTGAACGGCAAGGAGACCGCTTTCTTGAGCGCGTTTACACGCCTGCAGAGCTGGCGTACTGCTCTAAATTTAAAGACCCAAGCGAGCGCTACGCGGCTCGATTCGCGGCGAAGGAGGCGGTCGCAAAGGCATTTACGACTGGGATTGGCGAACATTTGAACTGGAAGTCAATTGGAGTTGTATCCGGAGAGCGGGGACAGCCTGAAGTCGAGCTCGACGCATTGGGTAAAGCGCTCCTTTCTCAGGTGGGAGGAAATCACGTTTCGATTAGCCTCTCTCACACCGAAGACTCCGCAATCGCATTCGCGGCCGTTATTGGATGA
- a CDS encoding pyridoxine 5'-phosphate synthase has product MSSKSILLGVNIDHVATVRQARYKDSPRGCGQFVEPDPITVALLCEKAGAQGITVHPREDARHIQQADVRRLRDCIATRLNMEMAATDEMLAFALEVVPETICVVPESREEVTTEGGLEVAGQFDRIERIVKAAADAGIESSLFIDPVPEQIQASAKAGAKYIELHTGAYANAYYMASERQAEYDRLVEGARLADELGLIVNAGHGINYVNVSEVITIPFLHELNIGHSIISRALFFGIDEAVREMKALMAGA; this is encoded by the coding sequence ATGTCTAGTAAAAGCATCCTCCTCGGCGTCAACATCGACCATGTCGCCACCGTCCGCCAAGCACGATACAAGGACAGCCCAAGAGGCTGCGGCCAGTTCGTCGAACCTGATCCGATCACGGTCGCCTTGCTTTGCGAAAAGGCGGGCGCCCAGGGGATCACGGTTCACCCGCGGGAGGATGCCCGCCATATCCAGCAAGCGGACGTGCGCCGCTTGCGGGACTGCATCGCGACTCGTCTGAACATGGAAATGGCGGCCACGGACGAGATGTTGGCTTTTGCTCTCGAGGTGGTGCCGGAAACGATTTGCGTGGTGCCGGAAAGTCGCGAGGAAGTGACGACGGAAGGAGGGCTGGAGGTTGCGGGCCAATTCGATCGGATCGAGCGTATCGTGAAGGCGGCGGCCGACGCTGGCATCGAGTCCAGCCTCTTCATCGACCCGGTTCCCGAGCAGATCCAGGCGTCCGCCAAAGCGGGAGCGAAGTACATCGAGCTGCATACCGGCGCCTATGCAAATGCTTATTACATGGCGAGCGAGCGGCAGGCTGAATACGACCGGCTGGTGGAAGGGGCCAGGCTAGCCGACGAATTGGGGCTTATCGTCAACGCAGGCCACGGTATCAATTATGTGAACGTGAGCGAAGTCATTACCATACCATTCCTTCACGAGCTAAATATCGGTCACAGTATTATCAGTCGCGCTCTGTTTTTCGGTATCGACGAAGCGGTACGCGAGATGAAGGCCTTGATGGCGGGAGCGTAA
- a CDS encoding VC0807 family protein, with protein MSDAPNATATPKKQENFFVNLLCNLALPIMVLKYASGEDRLGPVVGLIAALAFPVGYFFYDFAQRKNYNIISIFGFLNILLTGGIGLMEAEPKWVVIKETAMPLMIGVLVLATAKRKNSLLKTFLFNDQIFDVEKIQSHIDTDQKQAELDSQFKVANWLLVFSFLVSAALNFILASMIVESPGGTESFNQEIATLTWVSWLVITAPTMAILIYALWRLVKGLKKLTGLDFEGLLHEHHTAKAK; from the coding sequence ATGAGCGACGCTCCCAACGCCACTGCCACCCCAAAAAAGCAAGAGAACTTCTTCGTTAACCTGCTCTGCAACTTGGCCCTCCCCATCATGGTGCTCAAGTACGCGAGCGGCGAAGATCGCTTGGGACCGGTAGTCGGCCTCATCGCTGCCCTCGCATTTCCCGTCGGCTATTTCTTCTACGACTTCGCCCAGCGCAAGAATTACAACATCATCTCGATCTTCGGCTTTCTCAATATCCTGCTCACAGGCGGCATCGGCCTGATGGAAGCAGAGCCCAAGTGGGTAGTGATCAAGGAGACAGCGATGCCGCTCATGATCGGGGTCTTGGTGCTCGCCACCGCGAAACGCAAAAACTCGCTCCTCAAGACCTTCCTCTTCAACGACCAAATCTTCGACGTGGAAAAGATCCAAAGCCATATCGATACCGACCAGAAACAGGCCGAGCTCGATTCGCAATTCAAGGTGGCGAACTGGTTGCTGGTATTCAGTTTTCTCGTCAGCGCCGCGCTCAATTTCATCCTCGCATCCATGATTGTGGAGAGCCCCGGCGGAACGGAGAGCTTCAACCAAGAAATCGCCACCTTGACCTGGGTTTCCTGGCTCGTGATCACAGCTCCCACCATGGCAATCCTCATCTATGCGCTTTGGCGACTCGTGAAGGGATTGAAAAAGCTCACCGGCCTCGACTTCGAAGGCCTCTTGCACGAGCACCATACGGCCAAGGCCAAGTAG
- a CDS encoding DUF4914 family protein — MKVENAPFTHPLINFELPSEVERILSEAPSVVVPETLADLRRLSLCDADEQGWHDVSYEVPGRGDVLEARVCRVSNGIAANYVDPYMRRRDPDCMVIGDARRTDKPTFEGRYGKPFDDLRGDTFDWLKTQPLAVFPFNAGLPGKGMDAIVVAPANAGFFALGLALLQGMIEPKDVPEGFSPKAVIYVAPPFRHTHFDGKQVVVHNRLDGMHELFSYNLYPGPSAKKGIYGVLLTLGEQEKWITMHCSTVEVVTPYDGRVVISHEGASGGGKSELLEQVHRQPDGSLLLGENLVTGDRRSISLPQACDLRPVTDDMALCHPSLDNGTGKLGLMDAEDAWFLRVNHIDRYGVDPNLESMCIHPSEDLLFLNIKAQPNSTALIWEHIEDEPGSPCPNPRVVVPRSAIPNIVDEAVEVDIRSFGVRCPPCTSDNPSYGIIGMFHVLPPALAWLWRLVAPRGHANPSIVDTGGMSSEGVGSYWPFATGRRVDQANLILQQIVNTPEVSYILMPNQHIGAWKVGFMPQWITREYLARRNGAKFSEKQVKASRCSLLGWNPDSIMVESRQIGTRYFNVEKQPEVGVEAYDQGAKILQDFFRSELANFDSPDLDPLGRKIIECCLNGGTVEDYDALLGNGSLSKR; from the coding sequence ATGAAAGTAGAAAACGCACCCTTCACCCATCCCTTAATCAATTTCGAACTGCCTTCCGAGGTAGAGAGGATCCTTTCGGAGGCTCCCTCGGTAGTGGTTCCGGAAACCTTGGCGGACCTGCGTCGTCTCTCGCTTTGCGACGCGGACGAGCAGGGGTGGCACGACGTGTCCTACGAGGTTCCTGGTCGAGGCGACGTGCTGGAAGCCCGAGTTTGCCGGGTGAGCAACGGTATCGCTGCAAACTATGTGGACCCCTACATGCGTCGCCGCGATCCCGACTGCATGGTGATCGGTGACGCACGCCGCACGGACAAGCCGACTTTCGAGGGGCGCTACGGCAAGCCTTTTGACGACCTGCGGGGGGACACCTTTGATTGGCTGAAGACCCAGCCGCTGGCGGTATTCCCGTTCAACGCGGGGCTTCCTGGCAAGGGAATGGACGCCATCGTGGTGGCTCCGGCCAACGCCGGTTTCTTTGCCTTGGGACTCGCCCTCCTGCAAGGTATGATCGAGCCCAAGGACGTTCCGGAAGGCTTTTCTCCCAAGGCGGTCATATACGTGGCGCCGCCGTTCAGGCACACCCATTTCGACGGCAAGCAAGTGGTCGTCCACAACCGGCTCGACGGGATGCACGAGTTGTTCAGCTACAACCTCTATCCGGGGCCAAGCGCCAAAAAGGGCATTTACGGCGTGTTGCTCACCCTAGGGGAGCAAGAGAAGTGGATTACCATGCATTGCTCAACGGTAGAGGTCGTAACTCCCTACGACGGCCGCGTGGTTATCTCCCACGAGGGAGCGAGCGGCGGCGGCAAGAGCGAGCTCTTGGAGCAGGTGCACCGCCAGCCGGACGGTTCTTTGCTGCTCGGCGAAAACCTCGTCACCGGCGACCGTCGTTCCATCAGCTTGCCTCAGGCTTGCGATTTGCGTCCTGTCACCGACGACATGGCGCTCTGCCATCCGTCCCTGGACAATGGCACCGGCAAGTTGGGGCTCATGGACGCGGAAGACGCTTGGTTCCTGCGGGTCAACCACATCGATCGTTACGGCGTGGACCCGAACCTGGAGTCGATGTGCATCCACCCGTCGGAGGACTTGCTCTTCCTCAACATCAAGGCCCAGCCGAACAGCACCGCTCTGATCTGGGAACACATCGAGGACGAGCCAGGATCTCCCTGCCCGAATCCGCGTGTCGTGGTGCCTCGCAGCGCCATTCCCAATATCGTAGACGAAGCGGTTGAAGTGGATATTCGGAGCTTTGGGGTGCGTTGCCCTCCGTGTACGAGCGATAATCCGAGCTATGGCATCATAGGCATGTTCCACGTGCTTCCGCCAGCTCTCGCTTGGCTCTGGCGACTCGTCGCTCCGCGCGGCCACGCCAATCCGAGCATCGTGGACACGGGAGGAATGTCCTCCGAGGGCGTTGGCTCTTACTGGCCCTTCGCAACGGGACGCCGGGTAGACCAAGCCAATCTCATCTTGCAGCAGATCGTGAACACTCCGGAAGTGAGCTATATCCTTATGCCGAACCAGCACATCGGAGCGTGGAAGGTGGGCTTCATGCCGCAGTGGATCACTCGCGAATACCTGGCCAGAAGAAATGGCGCCAAGTTCAGCGAAAAGCAGGTAAAGGCCTCTCGCTGTTCGCTGCTGGGTTGGAATCCTGATTCCATCATGGTGGAGTCTCGCCAGATCGGAACCCGCTACTTCAACGTTGAGAAGCAACCGGAGGTCGGGGTCGAAGCCTACGACCAGGGGGCAAAGATCCTTCAGGACTTCTTCCGCAGCGAATTGGCGAACTTCGATTCGCCGGATCTCGACCCGCTCGGACGGAAGATCATCGAATGCTGCTTGAATGGCGGCACCGTCGAAGACTACGACGCTCTCCTCGGTAACGGAAGCCTTAGCAAGAGGTAG
- a CDS encoding helix-turn-helix transcriptional regulator — protein sequence MPRYALQLLQRRLERTHLLDQAASDARILFRKRLRFVARDNANSDPAGDDAAQVEMKVGAVHLGWLSLSPGPGALERDAYRRWLKLVANDLSEHLSSPHGHGREVLPSRIAEAAQIIRDQHQESLSLGYVANAVGLSRERLSRLFHESLGITFSEYLNHARLETARALLTETDRSITDVAFESGFQSLSQFHRRFRTSENKSPSQYRIEQRP from the coding sequence ATGCCAAGGTACGCCCTGCAGTTGCTTCAGCGCCGTTTGGAGCGCACCCACCTGCTCGACCAGGCTGCTTCGGACGCTCGCATTCTCTTCCGCAAGCGGCTTCGCTTCGTGGCAAGAGACAACGCGAACAGCGATCCTGCGGGCGACGACGCGGCGCAGGTTGAGATGAAGGTAGGAGCCGTGCATCTCGGGTGGCTCAGCCTCAGCCCAGGACCGGGAGCTCTCGAGAGAGACGCCTACCGACGCTGGCTCAAACTGGTGGCGAACGATCTATCTGAGCACCTAAGCTCGCCCCACGGCCACGGGAGAGAAGTACTCCCATCGCGCATCGCGGAAGCGGCTCAGATAATTCGCGACCAGCACCAGGAGTCCCTGAGCTTGGGATACGTGGCTAATGCCGTTGGCCTAAGTCGCGAACGACTTTCGCGGCTGTTTCACGAATCGCTCGGGATTACGTTCTCCGAGTATCTCAACCACGCTCGGCTGGAAACCGCGCGAGCTCTGTTGACGGAAACGGATCGCAGCATAACGGACGTGGCCTTCGAAAGCGGATTCCAATCCCTGTCCCAATTTCATCGGCGATTCAGGACCTCAGAAAACAAAAGCCCATCGCAATACCGAATCGAGCAGCGTCCGTGA
- a CDS encoding citrate synthase, whose amino-acid sequence MSKKAILKIDDKELAFPIIEGTANEKAIDLRTLRAQTGYITYDEGFGNTGSCQSEISFINGEKGILRYRGYPIEQVAKKSDFVDSSYLIIYGELPTEEERHDFLRELIKTCNIDTRMVRQFEAFPPSAHPMSILTSMMGSLSSYYPELSTNDRVLDLENFDRSCASAISKVMTVAAMSYRISNGLPINYPKKDLSYAENFLHLMFSSPNDEYHAPKEVAEALDLILLLHADHEQNCSTSTVRMVGSSGANLFASVTAGICALWGPLHGGANMGVIKMLEAIHAEGDDGSRFIEQAKSGKSGKRLMGFGHRVYKNFDPRAKIIGKACERLLEALGTEDPCLEIARNLEKAALNDDYFISRNLYPNVDFYSGIMMRAIGIPLDMFTVMFAIGRMPGWVANWHEVASAPKGKINRPRQVYQGQVERDLPESYNRRG is encoded by the coding sequence ATGAGCAAAAAGGCCATTCTCAAAATCGACGATAAGGAACTCGCATTTCCCATTATTGAGGGAACCGCGAACGAGAAAGCTATCGATCTGCGCACCTTGCGTGCCCAGACCGGTTACATCACCTACGACGAAGGTTTTGGGAACACAGGGTCTTGCCAGAGCGAAATCTCTTTCATCAACGGGGAGAAGGGAATCCTTCGTTACCGTGGTTACCCCATCGAGCAAGTTGCCAAAAAGTCCGACTTCGTCGATTCCTCCTACCTCATCATCTACGGAGAGCTGCCGACTGAGGAAGAGCGCCACGACTTCCTGCGCGAGCTGATCAAGACCTGCAACATCGACACGCGCATGGTGCGCCAATTCGAGGCGTTTCCTCCTTCCGCTCACCCCATGTCCATCCTCACTTCCATGATGGGCTCCTTGAGCAGCTACTACCCCGAGCTTTCTACCAACGACCGCGTGCTCGACCTGGAGAATTTCGACCGCTCCTGCGCCTCTGCCATCTCGAAGGTGATGACGGTGGCGGCCATGTCTTACCGGATCTCCAATGGGCTCCCCATCAACTACCCGAAGAAGGACCTGAGCTATGCGGAAAACTTCTTGCACCTCATGTTCTCCAGCCCGAACGACGAATACCACGCGCCCAAGGAAGTTGCGGAAGCTCTGGATCTCATTTTGCTCCTCCACGCGGACCACGAGCAGAACTGCTCAACCTCAACCGTTCGCATGGTTGGATCCAGCGGAGCTAATCTCTTCGCATCGGTCACTGCTGGCATTTGCGCCTTGTGGGGTCCGCTTCACGGCGGCGCCAACATGGGAGTGATCAAGATGCTGGAAGCGATCCACGCGGAAGGGGACGACGGCAGCCGATTCATCGAGCAAGCCAAGAGCGGCAAGAGCGGCAAGCGCCTCATGGGCTTCGGGCACCGCGTCTACAAGAATTTCGACCCGCGAGCTAAGATCATCGGCAAGGCCTGCGAGCGCTTGCTCGAAGCTCTCGGGACCGAAGATCCCTGTTTGGAGATCGCGCGAAATCTTGAGAAGGCAGCCCTCAACGACGACTACTTCATCAGCCGTAACCTGTACCCGAACGTTGACTTCTACTCCGGAATCATGATGCGAGCCATCGGAATTCCTCTCGACATGTTCACGGTCATGTTCGCCATTGGCCGCATGCCAGGTTGGGTGGCAAACTGGCACGAGGTCGCGTCGGCTCCGAAGGGCAAGATCAACCGTCCTCGCCAGGTCTACCAAGGTCAAGTTGAGCGGGACTTGCCGGAAAGCTACAATCGCCGCGGCTAA
- the hisH gene encoding imidazole glycerol phosphate synthase subunit HisH yields the protein MSKDIAVINYGMGNLRSVENALAKIGAKPRIVATPEEVGEADGLILPGVGALRDCVDGLKAVKFDDLIHAWVREGRPFMGVCLGLQALFDHSEEDDVTGLGVLPGKVVRFKSRPGLTIPHMGWNHARLVQPGSPYWAELDPAEDRFYFVHSYHILPEDPSIALTTTDYDGEFASSVAVGSLMASQFHPEKSQAKGLQLYANFVAQCP from the coding sequence ATGAGCAAAGACATCGCGGTCATTAACTACGGTATGGGTAATCTTCGCAGCGTGGAGAACGCGCTGGCAAAGATCGGAGCCAAGCCACGAATTGTAGCCACCCCTGAAGAAGTAGGGGAGGCGGACGGCTTGATCCTGCCCGGAGTGGGAGCGCTGCGCGACTGCGTGGATGGCTTGAAAGCCGTAAAGTTCGACGACCTTATTCACGCTTGGGTGAGGGAAGGGCGCCCCTTTATGGGAGTATGCCTGGGGTTGCAGGCGCTATTCGATCACTCCGAGGAAGACGACGTCACCGGACTTGGCGTGTTGCCGGGCAAGGTGGTTCGCTTCAAGTCGCGTCCGGGCTTGACCATTCCGCACATGGGGTGGAACCACGCGAGACTGGTGCAGCCCGGCTCGCCGTATTGGGCGGAACTCGACCCCGCAGAGGATCGTTTCTACTTCGTGCACAGCTATCATATCTTGCCGGAAGATCCCTCGATCGCGTTGACCACCACCGACTACGATGGCGAATTTGCCAGCTCGGTAGCGGTAGGTTCGCTCATGGCCAGCCAGTTCCACCCGGAGAAGAGTCAGGCCAAGGGATTGCAGCTCTACGCCAACTTTGTGGCTCAATGCCCTTAG
- the hisB gene encoding imidazoleglycerol-phosphate dehydratase HisB has protein sequence MAEERIASLKRTTKETSIEAELKIDGTGIANVDTGIPFFDHMLTLFAGHGLFDLTVKAEGDIDVDYHHTVEDVGIVLGDLFKQALGDKAGIARYGFFILPMDECLTRVAIDLGNRPFLQYNVVSPTNYVRDFNIILIKEFCRAFSNTLGSNLHIELEYGEEPHHIVESIFKCMARAIDAASRIDPRMKGRLPSTKGML, from the coding sequence ATGGCTGAAGAACGCATAGCATCCCTCAAGCGCACGACGAAGGAGACTTCGATCGAAGCGGAGCTGAAAATCGACGGAACCGGTATTGCAAACGTCGATACTGGCATTCCGTTCTTCGATCACATGCTCACGCTTTTCGCCGGTCACGGTTTGTTTGACCTAACGGTGAAGGCGGAAGGCGACATTGATGTGGATTATCACCACACCGTCGAGGATGTCGGCATCGTCTTGGGCGATCTCTTCAAGCAGGCCTTGGGAGACAAGGCTGGAATTGCTCGTTACGGCTTCTTCATCCTGCCGATGGACGAGTGTTTGACGCGTGTAGCGATTGACCTCGGGAACCGTCCGTTCTTGCAGTACAACGTTGTTTCGCCAACCAACTACGTTCGAGATTTCAACATTATCCTGATCAAGGAATTCTGTCGCGCCTTTTCGAATACGCTTGGGTCTAACCTGCACATCGAACTCGAGTACGGAGAGGAGCCGCACCACATCGTGGAGAGCATCTTCAAGTGTATGGCCCGCGCGATTGACGCGGCTTCGCGGATCGACCCGCGCATGAAAGGTCGTCTGCCCTCGACCAAGGGAATGCTGTAG